Proteins encoded within one genomic window of Spiroplasma sabaudiense Ar-1343:
- a CDS encoding Z1 domain-containing protein, producing the protein MKEKIAFRTLDEIKKMFEEQQNSKFKTQNYHNDHIFNFFKDLKSDENIEFNFENIKRSLTLDSFKDNKKTILLIGEVQSGKTRNMLKMLDYVLNEKDYHDVFWICGTNNNLLSQSIKRLRDEENLDLHSYEIGYLEYLKSKETPVTLKREIELRDKVLAVSLKNKLQLENLNRGITFADTLCSERNLLIIDDECDFMSLSKDNNSNEIKANHKLLMSLLNNKVYKKTAYVGVTATPYGNFNYERSKDLFPEEVVLLNRSKTEYTGLNWFNERSKDIYINLNTEKTDENQYTIDVAIINHAHAIYKNPKKFSEMLINIDLDILNHDIYSSKVNKSLRNWIRLYENNFQTFKIELNKCLKILNHPTKDIDTEVFYKIIKEIKKDEIFILNGDNSQNDKFQSGRQNAIIIGGVMVSRGYTFENLKTEIMINAPKAENKVNIGVLLQRARWFGYRRESEKYMRIILNSKIIKSYHEAEIVQSELFSFFGQTGVFKRPHEITEHLEVISRKLNYLEVK; encoded by the coding sequence ATGAAAGAAAAAATAGCATTTCGAACTTTGGATGAAATAAAGAAAATGTTTGAAGAACAACAAAATAGCAAATTTAAAACTCAAAATTATCACAATGATCATATATTTAATTTTTTTAAAGATTTGAAAAGTGACGAAAATATAGAGTTTAATTTTGAAAATATTAAAAGATCTTTAACTTTAGATAGCTTTAAAGATAACAAAAAGACAATTCTTTTAATTGGTGAGGTTCAATCAGGAAAGACAAGGAATATGTTAAAAATGCTTGATTATGTTTTAAATGAAAAAGATTATCACGATGTTTTTTGAATCTGTGGAACTAACAATAATTTATTATCACAGAGCATTAAAAGATTAAGAGATGAGGAAAACCTTGATTTGCACTCCTATGAAATTGGGTATTTGGAATATTTAAAATCCAAAGAAACCCCAGTTACTTTAAAGCGAGAAATTGAGTTAAGAGATAAAGTTTTGGCAGTTAGCTTGAAAAATAAACTTCAACTAGAAAATTTAAATAGAGGAATTACTTTTGCTGACACACTTTGTTCTGAAAGGAATTTATTAATAATAGATGATGAATGTGATTTTATGTCGCTTTCAAAAGATAATAATTCAAACGAGATTAAAGCTAACCATAAGTTACTTATGAGTTTATTAAATAATAAAGTATATAAAAAAACCGCATATGTCGGTGTTACGGCGACTCCTTATGGAAATTTCAATTATGAGAGAAGCAAAGACCTATTTCCTGAAGAAGTTGTCCTACTAAATCGCAGTAAAACGGAATACACGGGTTTAAATTGATTCAACGAAAGGTCTAAAGATATCTATATTAACCTAAATACTGAAAAAACTGATGAAAATCAATACACAATAGATGTCGCCATTATTAATCATGCACATGCTATATATAAAAATCCTAAAAAATTTTCTGAAATGCTAATAAATATTGATTTAGATATTTTAAACCACGATATTTACAGCTCTAAAGTTAATAAATCATTGAGAAATTGAATAAGATTGTATGAAAATAATTTTCAAACTTTTAAAATTGAATTAAATAAGTGTTTGAAAATTCTTAATCATCCCACAAAAGATATAGATACCGAAGTTTTTTATAAAATCATTAAAGAAATTAAAAAAGATGAGATTTTTATTTTAAATGGAGATAATAGTCAAAATGATAAGTTTCAATCTGGTAGGCAAAATGCAATTATTATCGGAGGCGTAATGGTTTCTAGAGGTTATACTTTTGAAAATTTAAAAACGGAAATAATGATAAATGCACCAAAGGCCGAAAATAAGGTAAACATCGGTGTTCTGTTACAAAGAGCTCGTTGATTTGGTTACAGAAGGGAAAGCGAGAAATACATGAGAATTATTTTGAATTCTAAAATTATTAAATCTTATCATGAAGCAGAAATTGTTCAATCTGAGCTTTTTTCTTTTTTTGGTCAAACAGGTGTTTTTAAGAGACCTCATGAAATAACTGAACATTTGGAAGTAATATCAAGAAAACTAAATTACTTGGAGGTAAAATAA
- a CDS encoding DUF262 domain-containing protein, translated as MKLENFYKLRIRDFISIEKKHDFFDKFGSAFEIPEFQRDYSWGNSQLEEFFDDIIEAKNKRDNPDFSCLGIIYLYYNKHSVSFEVIDGQQRLTSIILLVEVFRKILLEEEIKHSLFNKKTKRRIINGYSKDCVLEKKYVKFMDKYLNNEISDDEEIKSDDVCKKFLFTYNFFYSKINETHKTKQEKLELYEFILEKIFFIFYVERDNEVKYNLFIKLNSRGSELQFTTLLKSHLYSIDNFEVIDSETGEKFTRHFASKYENMETKWFCLISKLKNKEQKYSKIKEMCGFFAQNYGAYFYSKLSKPFLNEANDKKLFAKYREIVKHLFEEYKNELINKSISKNDYQIKQFFEKMDTYVRRFIKYCIEEEKDECIFMLKKMAIKKYLSLIIYMDIEYPKFSEEFKENVFMYCYLRKLKNLVENNRLPSGTKNEQISPRNLHFEESLKIIVSKSEDNCKKVIQLIQDKIEGENFGVFVSEFINKKDEIIDNEKLKKEFLVVDEYHEIFENLMKKYGLNLN; from the coding sequence ATGAAGTTAGAAAATTTTTACAAATTAAGAATCAGAGATTTTATTTCTATAGAAAAAAAGCACGATTTTTTTGATAAATTTGGTTCGGCTTTTGAAATTCCTGAATTTCAACGAGACTATAGCTGGGGAAATAGTCAGTTGGAGGAATTTTTTGATGACATCATTGAAGCCAAAAATAAACGTGATAATCCAGATTTTTCGTGCCTCGGAATAATCTACTTGTATTATAATAAACATTCTGTCTCTTTTGAAGTTATAGATGGTCAACAAAGATTAACCAGCATTATTTTGTTAGTTGAGGTTTTCAGAAAAATTTTGTTAGAGGAAGAAATAAAACACTCCCTATTTAATAAAAAAACAAAAAGAAGAATAATTAACGGTTATTCAAAAGATTGCGTACTTGAGAAAAAATATGTAAAATTCATGGATAAATATTTAAACAATGAAATAAGTGATGATGAGGAAATTAAATCCGATGATGTGTGCAAAAAGTTTCTATTTACTTATAACTTCTTCTATTCTAAAATAAACGAAACTCATAAGACTAAACAAGAAAAATTAGAACTTTATGAGTTTATTTTGGAAAAAATATTTTTTATTTTTTATGTCGAGAGAGATAATGAGGTCAAATATAACTTGTTTATAAAATTAAACAGCAGAGGATCTGAATTACAATTCACAACACTTCTTAAAAGTCATTTGTATTCAATTGATAATTTCGAAGTTATTGATTCCGAAACAGGAGAAAAGTTTACTCGCCATTTTGCAAGTAAATACGAGAACATGGAAACAAAATGATTTTGTCTCATTTCAAAATTAAAAAATAAAGAGCAAAAGTATAGCAAAATTAAGGAAATGTGTGGTTTTTTTGCTCAAAACTACGGGGCTTACTTTTATTCCAAACTATCAAAACCTTTTCTGAATGAAGCTAATGATAAAAAACTTTTTGCTAAATATAGAGAAATAGTTAAACATTTGTTTGAAGAATACAAAAACGAACTAATAAATAAAAGTATAAGTAAAAATGATTATCAAATAAAACAATTCTTTGAAAAAATGGATACCTATGTTAGAAGGTTTATTAAATATTGCATCGAGGAAGAAAAAGATGAATGTATATTTATGCTAAAAAAAATGGCTATAAAAAAATATTTATCATTAATAATTTATATGGATATTGAATATCCTAAATTTTCAGAGGAATTTAAAGAAAATGTTTTCATGTACTGTTATTTAAGAAAATTAAAAAATTTAGTTGAAAATAACAGATTACCCAGTGGTACAAAAAATGAACAAATAAGCCCTAGAAATCTTCATTTTGAGGAGTCTTTAAAAATTATCGTATCAAAAAGTGAAGATAACTGTAAGAAGGTAATTCAACTCATTCAGGATAAAATAGAGGGTGAAAATTTTGGTGTTTTTGTATCAGAGTTTATTAATAAAAAGGATGAAATTATTGACAATGAAAAATTGAAAAAGGAATTCTTGGTTGTTGATGAATATCACGAAATTTTTGAAAATCTTATGAAAAAATATGGACTTAATTTAAATTAG
- a CDS encoding type I restriction endonuclease subunit R, protein MSKTNVISEELFENEVQEELEFLGWEKANFNRPDFREFIDFNTLNDKIIEINQTSPEIAQNAINEIRKHFENDFLSSNLNGFKILLEGIKIYDKNSDLYLTINLISSNYKENKYEFARQMQFSNGNELRIPDITLFINGLPIAIMELKNSLAVEGLEDAFNQNESLKRHSPNLWMFNAINFVSNRVSSKYGSTNANFKHFYGWNSWDISGSNPIKYLFDRESIIEIIKNYTFYTNEQKPVKYLAAPHQIEAVKNTIKNLKESQDNRGGVIWHTQGSGKSVTMVFLARAIMNNFAKSTILMVTDRNVLDQQLFLRFLNAENYLRNKSVNIGSRKELISELNDKKHFGIYFTTVQKFAEETGVLSNRDDIFMLVDEAHRSQNNLDGEKTLSKVTEEFIVKFGYGRYMRDAFPNAKIIGFTGTPLMKMDKDTRSIFGDFTHIYSMENAVRDGATVPINYEMRRTKISLDNKYTDLMDQLQFDYIKTLDQDDILSDQKVDNLIKNINHSLILENDDIIKAKVIDLIQHFKKRANLLNNKAMIVANSRKAAFKYYKNILALYPEYKDKVILVMTESNKDTDPEMTEAIVKKSDVNNAANEFRKPNSKYKIAIVVDMWLTGFDVPDLDVMYLDKVIKWHNLMQAIARVNRTFEDRETRKTKESGLIVDYIGIWKHLADALIQYSSGTDNKLDINIEDVVKAKEKLEEIFQILDDNYIKGITNFSNLDSKAKYNFVIKKTDELLALSNEERNKFIKIARKANRFFKIAYSSITEEESTICKGIQIINSLILTTSLQRDENLVLTIDAIKRAAEQAINANASQVEILESKISKNINDVARILQTEAEGLINSAPRVAAELFRHSIEALIKETERIRPVFAKKASEKLKKIILRLQENEDIERVIEMLRQLSKEIINENNKELEFEDIQLQAFFEVVADDNYLGYNNNSETLRRIAIDLMDKVKDHVTGQFNTNPKVQSHVLFELKKLLKNKYGYPPDALGGVSGILFDKIKNEIRINPDYFRKDD, encoded by the coding sequence ATGAGTAAAACAAACGTTATATCAGAGGAATTATTTGAAAATGAAGTTCAAGAGGAACTGGAATTTTTGGGATGAGAAAAAGCAAATTTTAATAGACCCGATTTTAGAGAATTTATTGATTTTAATACTTTAAATGACAAAATTATAGAAATAAATCAAACTAGCCCAGAAATTGCCCAAAATGCGATTAATGAAATAAGGAAACACTTTGAAAATGACTTTTTAAGTTCGAATTTAAACGGTTTCAAAATTTTACTAGAAGGAATTAAAATCTATGATAAAAATAGCGATCTATATTTAACAATTAATTTAATTTCTTCAAACTATAAAGAAAATAAGTATGAATTTGCTAGGCAAATGCAATTTTCAAATGGTAATGAACTGAGAATCCCAGATATTACTTTATTTATTAATGGATTGCCCATTGCTATTATGGAGTTAAAAAATTCTTTAGCAGTTGAAGGGCTTGAAGACGCCTTTAATCAAAATGAATCTTTAAAAAGACATAGTCCAAATTTATGAATGTTTAATGCAATAAATTTTGTTTCTAACAGAGTTAGCAGTAAATATGGTTCAACCAATGCCAACTTTAAACATTTTTATGGCTGAAATTCTTGAGATATTAGTGGATCAAATCCGATTAAGTATTTATTTGACCGTGAATCAATTATTGAAATCATAAAAAACTACACTTTTTACACAAATGAGCAGAAACCCGTTAAATATTTAGCAGCACCTCACCAAATTGAAGCAGTTAAAAATACTATAAAAAACTTGAAGGAATCCCAAGATAACCGGGGTGGGGTTATTTGACACACTCAAGGTTCAGGAAAATCAGTGACGATGGTATTTTTAGCGCGAGCAATTATGAATAATTTTGCAAAATCAACAATTTTAATGGTAACTGATAGAAATGTATTAGACCAACAATTATTTTTAAGATTTTTAAATGCTGAAAATTATTTAAGAAACAAATCGGTTAATATCGGTTCTAGAAAAGAATTAATTAGTGAATTAAACGATAAAAAACACTTCGGAATTTATTTTACAACAGTTCAAAAATTTGCCGAAGAAACTGGAGTCCTTTCTAATCGTGATGATATTTTCATGCTAGTTGATGAAGCGCATCGATCACAAAATAACTTAGATGGAGAAAAAACCCTTTCCAAAGTAACTGAAGAATTTATTGTTAAATTTGGTTATGGCCGTTATATGAGAGATGCATTTCCCAATGCCAAAATTATTGGTTTTACTGGAACCCCACTAATGAAAATGGACAAGGATACTAGATCTATATTTGGTGATTTCACTCATATCTATTCAATGGAAAATGCTGTTCGAGACGGAGCAACTGTTCCTATAAACTATGAAATGCGTCGTACAAAAATCAGTTTGGACAATAAGTACACCGATTTAATGGATCAACTACAATTTGACTATATTAAGACTTTAGACCAAGATGACATTTTATCTGATCAAAAAGTTGATAATCTGATTAAAAATATTAATCACTCACTGATTCTTGAAAATGATGACATTATTAAAGCTAAAGTAATTGATTTAATTCAACATTTTAAGAAACGAGCCAATCTTTTAAATAATAAGGCAATGATTGTTGCAAATAGTCGAAAAGCAGCATTTAAATATTATAAAAACATATTAGCACTCTACCCCGAATACAAGGATAAAGTAATTTTGGTAATGACAGAATCAAATAAAGATACTGATCCAGAAATGACTGAAGCTATTGTTAAAAAAAGTGATGTAAATAATGCTGCCAACGAATTTCGAAAACCCAATTCTAAATACAAAATAGCTATTGTTGTGGATATGTGATTGACTGGTTTTGACGTTCCTGATTTAGATGTCATGTACCTTGATAAGGTTATTAAGTGACATAACTTAATGCAGGCGATTGCTCGAGTTAATCGAACATTTGAAGATCGTGAAACCAGAAAAACAAAAGAATCTGGTTTAATTGTTGATTACATCGGAATTTGAAAACATCTAGCTGATGCCTTGATTCAGTATTCATCGGGAACAGACAATAAATTAGATATTAATATTGAAGATGTTGTAAAAGCCAAAGAGAAGCTAGAAGAAATCTTTCAAATTTTAGATGATAATTATATTAAAGGAATTACCAACTTTTCTAACCTAGATTCAAAAGCTAAGTATAACTTTGTTATCAAGAAAACAGATGAACTGCTAGCTCTTTCAAATGAGGAAAGAAATAAGTTTATTAAGATTGCTCGAAAAGCGAATCGTTTTTTCAAGATTGCTTACTCAAGTATTACTGAAGAAGAATCTACCATTTGCAAGGGTATTCAAATTATTAATTCTTTAATTTTAACAACGTCATTGCAACGCGATGAAAACCTCGTATTAACTATTGATGCAATCAAAAGAGCTGCTGAACAAGCAATCAATGCTAATGCCTCGCAAGTTGAAATTTTAGAATCAAAAATTTCCAAAAATATAAACGATGTTGCCAGAATTCTTCAAACCGAAGCTGAAGGATTGATAAATAGTGCCCCTCGGGTTGCTGCTGAGCTATTTAGACACTCGATTGAAGCCTTAATTAAGGAAACTGAAAGAATTAGACCAGTTTTTGCAAAAAAAGCTTCGGAAAAACTTAAAAAAATAATTCTAAGGTTGCAAGAAAATGAAGATATTGAAAGAGTTATTGAAATGCTAAGACAACTCTCAAAAGAAATTATTAATGAAAATAATAAAGAATTAGAATTTGAAGATATTCAACTACAAGCGTTCTTTGAAGTAGTTGCTGATGATAATTATTTGGGATATAACAACAACTCAGAGACTTTAAGAAGAATTGCAATTGATTTAATGGATAAAGTTAAAGATCATGTCACTGGTCAATTTAATACCAATCCCAAAGTACAAAGCCATGTACTTTTTGAACTTAAAAAATTATTAAAAAATAAATATGGCTATCCCCCTGATGCCCTTGGGGGAGTTTCGGGAATTTTATTTGACAAAATTAAAAATGAAATCAGAATAAATCCAGATTACTTTAGAAAGGATGATTAA
- a CDS encoding PD-(D/E)XK motif protein, whose product MKEIFHKKDDNIEILIRGEIGSRVEAHIAMPVTQTKRKISKYSKFYYINCLEVSDSNQVRYNEQISFIMDSLTVSEVKNIYNFIVESLKKPEIKTLKDCIKLVMSTFGRVLGLTYEKIVGLAGELLLVDTLFKKGIDISAFFHERDNMLYDFYFEKSSSYLEVKSTTNLNETHSIKLDQLSKNSKKTSFITVKFNEDSNGEKLIEIIDRILENKNFDYEFLNKLGDLRTTVEPDLIAQEHCFDTKNIDFKLYVPEVIQKNISILSLLSENKNWNHIEKITLDLNLSGIISNEIEDIKEMI is encoded by the coding sequence ATGAAGGAAATTTTTCACAAAAAAGATGATAATATCGAGATACTAATAAGAGGTGAAATTGGTTCAAGAGTTGAGGCCCACATAGCAATGCCCGTTACACAGACTAAAAGAAAAATATCTAAATACAGTAAGTTTTATTATATAAACTGTCTGGAAGTAAGTGATTCAAATCAAGTTCGCTATAACGAACAAATAAGTTTTATTATGGATTCTTTGACAGTTAGCGAAGTAAAAAACATTTACAACTTTATTGTTGAAAGTCTAAAAAAGCCAGAGATAAAGACCCTTAAAGACTGCATTAAACTTGTGATGTCTACATTTGGAAGAGTTTTAGGCCTTACTTATGAAAAAATAGTGGGATTGGCGGGAGAGCTGCTTTTGGTTGACACACTATTTAAAAAAGGGATTGATATAAGTGCCTTTTTTCACGAAAGAGATAACATGCTCTACGATTTTTATTTTGAAAAAAGTTCCTCATATTTGGAAGTAAAATCTACAACAAACCTTAATGAAACACATTCAATTAAGCTAGATCAATTAAGTAAAAATTCTAAAAAGACATCATTTATCACTGTTAAATTTAATGAAGATAGTAATGGGGAAAAATTAATAGAAATTATTGATAGAATTTTAGAAAATAAAAATTTCGATTATGAATTCTTAAATAAACTTGGCGATTTAAGAACCACAGTCGAACCAGACTTAATTGCGCAAGAACATTGCTTTGATACAAAGAACATAGATTTTAAGTTATATGTACCCGAAGTAATTCAGAAAAACATTTCTATACTAAGCCTTTTGTCAGAAAATAAAAACTGAAATCACATTGAAAAAATAACCCTAGACTTAAATTTATCAGGAATTATATCAAATGAAATAGAAGATATCAAAGAGATGATCTAA
- a CDS encoding DNA/RNA helicase domain-containing protein, translating into MEFDYVGVIIGDDMFYENNKLKTDFKKRSKNDSSTKGLKSK; encoded by the coding sequence ATTGAGTTTGATTATGTTGGGGTGATAATTGGTGATGACATGTTTTATGAAAATAATAAATTAAAGACTGACTTTAAGAAACGTTCAAAAAATGATTCTAGCACTAAAGGGTTAAAAAGTAAATAA
- a CDS encoding ATP-binding protein has product MDNKKITGEMVLNEASFTMLREIDSSSVSMISELVDNSLGSLGNNIYKGKHFIEIIIKRKENREYDLIIIDNCGGIDAREIDNVMTYGDRKDYKEPFFNVFGVGLKRAAIWSGTGMQIFSKHESGGFELNFDFYEEINGKINMNSENREYSYMRNDPDINFILNPSRKVVYGTKIVFKNLIRDKDNKYNDNNLFHLENYLGWRYSKYIKNDNIEISLSELNENNDVIEDGILNHESKIVRPSAPAFENFGIFYNFLEKKYANLHLTKNDVLNFIKDKTKNEFDKVEDREFIFDLLHNELDLCIEQEFKYKDKILKEEVSLPFKIGMTTFKNIKYPTRVFNNYKEVMGISLYQADRALEHGPNLENNKKFQNRLLDNFHRQNKGSGKTWNTRIIGEINLDNYIKLVYSQNKEAESALGTIKDQFRIKDDVWIKFSDKMIEICDKVYGNFFREYNDLQKNFEVKFKEWKKIQSGENSKLDLVVESKKNEIKAPRCEDRIIEKLDGVNIVYFFEDFYSDKLISDFDIKPESDTLEIYLNKLYFNSKNISFFEDFVKLFFLKNNFISNEIKDEKDKRADWLNKKGIKWKKK; this is encoded by the coding sequence ATGGATAATAAAAAAATAACAGGCGAAATGGTTTTAAACGAAGCAAGCTTTACAATGCTGAGAGAAATTGACTCATCTTCAGTCAGCATGATTTCTGAACTCGTTGATAACTCTTTAGGATCACTAGGTAATAATATTTATAAAGGAAAACACTTCATAGAAATAATAATTAAAAGAAAAGAAAATAGGGAATATGACTTAATTATTATAGACAACTGTGGTGGAATTGATGCCAGAGAAATAGATAATGTAATGACATATGGAGACCGAAAAGATTATAAGGAACCATTTTTTAATGTATTTGGGGTAGGATTGAAAAGAGCTGCGATTTGGTCGGGAACCGGAATGCAAATTTTTTCTAAGCATGAAAGCGGTGGTTTTGAATTGAACTTTGATTTTTATGAAGAAATAAATGGCAAAATAAATATGAACTCAGAGAACAGAGAATATTCTTATATGAGAAATGATCCCGATATTAATTTCATCTTAAATCCTTCAAGAAAAGTTGTTTATGGAACTAAAATAGTTTTTAAAAATCTGATAAGAGATAAAGATAACAAGTATAATGATAATAATCTATTTCACCTTGAAAATTACCTAGGTTGAAGATATTCCAAATATATAAAAAACGACAATATCGAAATTTCTTTAAGCGAGTTAAACGAGAATAACGACGTTATCGAAGATGGGATATTAAACCATGAATCCAAAATAGTCAGACCATCAGCTCCAGCTTTTGAAAATTTTGGTATTTTCTATAATTTTTTGGAAAAAAAATATGCAAATCTGCATCTCACTAAGAATGATGTCTTGAATTTTATTAAGGATAAAACTAAAAATGAATTTGATAAAGTCGAAGACCGAGAGTTTATTTTTGATTTACTACACAATGAATTAGATTTATGTATTGAGCAAGAATTTAAATACAAAGATAAAATTTTAAAAGAAGAGGTTTCCCTTCCATTCAAGATTGGGATGACAACTTTTAAAAATATAAAATACCCCACAAGAGTTTTTAATAATTATAAAGAGGTTATGGGGATAAGTCTTTATCAAGCTGACAGAGCACTAGAACATGGCCCTAATCTAGAAAATAATAAAAAATTTCAAAATAGATTATTGGATAATTTTCATAGGCAAAACAAGGGTAGCGGCAAGACCTGAAATACTAGGATTATTGGAGAAATAAATTTAGATAACTATATAAAGTTGGTCTACTCGCAGAATAAGGAAGCTGAAAGCGCTCTTGGAACAATTAAAGACCAGTTTAGGATAAAAGATGATGTGTGGATTAAATTTTCGGACAAAATGATAGAAATCTGCGATAAAGTTTATGGTAACTTTTTTAGAGAATATAATGACCTACAGAAAAATTTTGAAGTAAAGTTTAAAGAGTGAAAAAAAATCCAAAGCGGGGAAAATAGTAAACTTGATTTAGTTGTGGAATCCAAAAAAAATGAAATTAAGGCTCCTCGGTGCGAAGACAGAATAATTGAAAAATTAGATGGAGTGAATATAGTATATTTTTTTGAAGATTTTTATTCTGATAAATTGATTTCAGATTTTGACATAAAACCCGAAAGTGACACCCTTGAGATTTATCTAAATAAACTATATTTTAACAGTAAAAACATTTCATTTTTTGAAGATTTTGTGAAACTCTTTTTTTTGAAAAATAATTTTATTTCTAATGAAATAAAGGATGAAAAGGATAAACGAGCAGATTGATTAAATAAGAAAGGAATAAAATGAAAGAAAAAATAG
- a CDS encoding phosphoadenosine phosphosulfate reductase domain-containing protein produces the protein MKQSTKEKSEKAIQEIKRIYKRDDSPFLIGYSGGKDSTLTLELVLNALNQIYISDSNLINKVTYVISSDTLIENPFVVNRIKEFEIFSNSPEAKKLKIEFISVKPEVDETFWTLLIGRGYPLPLNRFRWCTRHLKINPIENNTYKIQEKHPTVINVLGIRRNESAVRRSRIEKSQIDNEYYLFQNFEEERNIIFAPIIDFEIHDLWNYLRFIEKSFWGSNLNILYQMYQDSSKECLNSFDMKQVDNKGDSCGNSRWGCWVCPLSNKIWIDNMHSNGIQNLEPVVKFRKLLLSERDKQINRYAGKHVRRSNGTYSLGIRGWQKLKFDEENNAHFIPKKGIHRERVDVVINDVLQKKYKILESTELNKNLAKKIYNDEKGLTSAHFVKKVENEYFVLAPGPYTIKYRANILRRLIELRETYKDLEINSGIEYAKISIISDSEISRIKELLLLNAKAISEEKLNKLKIWLEG, from the coding sequence GTGAAACAATCAACTAAGGAAAAGTCTGAAAAAGCTATTCAGGAAATAAAAAGAATCTACAAAAGAGACGATTCTCCATTCCTTATAGGGTACTCGGGTGGTAAAGACTCCACCCTAACTTTAGAGCTTGTTCTAAACGCTTTAAATCAAATTTATATTTCTGACAGTAATCTTATAAACAAAGTAACTTATGTCATCTCTTCAGATACATTAATTGAAAATCCTTTTGTTGTAAATAGAATAAAGGAATTTGAAATTTTTTCAAATTCTCCAGAAGCAAAAAAGCTAAAAATTGAATTTATAAGCGTTAAACCTGAAGTAGATGAAACCTTTTGAACGCTTTTAATAGGTAGAGGATATCCCTTACCACTCAATAGATTTAGATGGTGCACCAGACACTTAAAAATAAATCCTATTGAAAATAACACCTATAAAATTCAAGAAAAGCATCCCACGGTAATCAATGTACTAGGAATTAGAAGAAATGAATCAGCAGTAAGAAGATCAAGAATCGAAAAATCTCAAATCGATAATGAATATTATTTGTTTCAAAATTTTGAAGAGGAGAGAAATATTATTTTTGCACCTATAATTGATTTTGAAATTCATGATTTGTGAAATTATTTGCGTTTTATAGAAAAAAGCTTTTGAGGATCGAACCTGAACATTTTATATCAAATGTATCAAGACTCTTCAAAGGAATGCCTAAACTCTTTTGATATGAAGCAAGTTGATAATAAAGGGGATTCGTGTGGAAACTCAAGATGAGGGTGTTGAGTCTGCCCACTCTCAAATAAAATTTGAATTGATAACATGCACAGTAATGGTATTCAAAATTTAGAACCCGTTGTCAAGTTTCGAAAGCTATTGTTATCGGAGAGGGATAAACAAATAAATAGATACGCAGGCAAACATGTAAGACGTTCCAATGGTACTTACTCGCTTGGAATAAGAGGTTGACAAAAACTTAAATTTGATGAAGAAAATAATGCTCACTTTATTCCAAAAAAAGGAATTCATAGGGAAAGGGTTGATGTAGTTATAAATGATGTGCTGCAAAAAAAATATAAAATTTTAGAATCTACGGAATTAAATAAGAATCTTGCCAAAAAAATTTACAATGATGAAAAGGGATTAACTTCTGCTCACTTTGTAAAAAAAGTGGAAAATGAATACTTTGTTCTAGCGCCGGGACCATACACTATTAAATATAGGGCTAACATCTTAAGAAGACTCATTGAATTAAGGGAAACTTACAAAGATTTAGAAATAAATTCAGGAATCGAATATGCAAAAATTTCAATTATCTCAGATTCTGAGATATCAAGAATTAAAGAATTACTTTTGTTAAATGCTAAAGCTATTTCAGAAGAAAAACTGAACAAGTTAAAAATCTGGTTGGAGGGGTAG